From the genome of Vibrio tubiashii ATCC 19109, one region includes:
- the traK gene encoding type-F conjugative transfer system secretin TraK, producing MKRLILLLATLTFPGIAAAENVSMINYSFNDGDTIPISLSSLDVNRLRVKDDRIMDITCPSGFCSSSAEQRDKTGSIKLNINISAPFTAQLTTEKGRLFALFVTPKATPGFITQFTYSMAHLEQKSVFEREFDYPTALVEFTKAMMNWKKYQSPVPGFSVHHVDPNTLPKKNSALPLTPQVVFSGKDYSGIIYQVTNNGDSAVDLTTAQFYSYSARSASLDDFHLKPGESTTLYLITGGGANDFR from the coding sequence ATGAAAAGGCTAATCCTTCTTCTTGCCACACTGACGTTTCCTGGTATTGCTGCTGCTGAGAACGTCAGCATGATCAATTACTCCTTTAATGATGGCGACACTATCCCTATTTCTCTTTCCAGTTTGGACGTCAACCGACTTCGGGTAAAAGATGACCGAATCATGGATATTACCTGCCCTAGCGGGTTTTGCTCTTCGAGTGCGGAGCAAAGAGATAAAACAGGCTCCATCAAACTCAACATCAATATCAGCGCCCCGTTTACTGCGCAGCTCACAACGGAAAAAGGGCGTTTATTCGCCCTTTTTGTTACTCCAAAAGCAACGCCTGGTTTCATTACGCAGTTTACTTACTCCATGGCGCACCTAGAGCAAAAATCGGTCTTTGAACGTGAGTTTGATTACCCGACCGCTTTAGTTGAGTTTACTAAGGCAATGATGAACTGGAAGAAATACCAAAGTCCCGTGCCTGGCTTCTCGGTACATCATGTTGACCCCAACACGCTGCCCAAAAAAAACTCGGCCTTACCACTGACGCCCCAAGTGGTCTTTTCTGGTAAAGACTACTCAGGGATTATTTATCAGGTAACAAATAACGGCGATAGCGCTGTCGATCTCACCACGGCGCAGTTCTATAGCTACTCGGCTCGAAGTGCATCACTGGATGATTTTCACCTAAAGCCAGGTGAGTCAACCACGCTTTACTTAATAACAGGAGGGGGAGCCAATGATTTTCGATAA
- the traV gene encoding type IV conjugative transfer system lipoprotein TraV — protein MFRILLVLVGFSLLSGCAAGLGEEFSCDKVGGVKGCTSMNEIRENIDAYSTPTGSPHSHASTAQVQPSVFATLPRRDRHGQPGRTQDEVRKITIFPFKTSTHNHYIDTLDIFFVLDESEWTGKPVQAIIKD, from the coding sequence ATGTTCAGAATCCTACTCGTTCTAGTGGGCTTTTCTCTGCTGTCTGGTTGTGCTGCCGGACTCGGTGAAGAGTTTAGCTGTGACAAAGTGGGCGGCGTGAAAGGCTGCACAAGCATGAATGAAATTCGAGAGAATATCGACGCCTATAGCACACCTACTGGCTCCCCTCATTCTCATGCCTCCACTGCTCAAGTTCAGCCTTCCGTATTTGCAACGTTGCCTCGCAGAGACCGCCATGGCCAACCAGGGCGAACGCAAGACGAAGTAAGGAAGATCACCATCTTCCCTTTTAAAACCTCTACTCACAACCACTATATCGACACACTCGATATTTTCTTTGTTCTCGATGAAAGCGAATGGACGGGAAAACCTGTCCAGGCAATTATAAAGGACTAA
- a CDS encoding TrbI/VirB10 family protein yields the protein MIFDKFFARFSEPKGDFEQGSEINQATKKRNLIATLSVLLSLCVAAVGFWAYVKESQTPIQQVPEQEVAFGAVVTDDFTDRDNQSALTNQQLQIDAMNQVLKKFEGTLESFNQTLTTGLGNIGDAAERNSKATSDKLKQDWEKEIQEVKRLKEQLTAQLTQGQLPPEQQTSVNGQGSTFGDYRYPPAPTSQHSDNNPNEGEFSYKENQRNPVDSAGFETQSFHWQATIEEAKSLRTTDNYVPTGTFVTAVVTGGADANAGVSGQGDTAPIVFQTINSGVLPNGKKSKLNNCTITGSVYGEISASRGITRTNRMSCIQPDGAILDIPVKATAFNFGRNGIRGTTILKNGKIVQMAGVSGILTGLGETGKALSQTTTPTALGPSQSVNGEDALVNLLGNATSSVGSKLADYYIKLAELYHPIVEVNPGAIVNIVFLEGFPLDPLLAEEYEAEVKREEQAANNTPQNQLMSVLTNSPAMTAGQAVNPLAEKLAQEGIPSSQFGSAQ from the coding sequence ATGATTTTCGATAAATTTTTTGCTCGCTTCTCGGAGCCGAAAGGGGACTTCGAGCAAGGCTCCGAAATCAATCAAGCAACCAAGAAGCGCAACCTCATCGCGACTCTTTCAGTTTTACTGTCACTTTGTGTGGCAGCAGTGGGGTTCTGGGCATATGTAAAAGAATCTCAAACACCGATACAGCAAGTACCTGAGCAGGAGGTGGCTTTTGGGGCAGTTGTCACCGATGACTTCACCGACAGAGATAATCAAAGCGCCCTCACCAATCAGCAATTGCAAATTGATGCTATGAATCAGGTACTCAAGAAATTTGAAGGCACGCTAGAGTCGTTTAATCAAACCTTAACTACAGGTTTAGGCAACATTGGTGATGCAGCCGAAAGAAACAGTAAGGCCACTTCAGACAAACTCAAACAGGACTGGGAGAAAGAGATTCAAGAGGTCAAGCGCCTGAAAGAGCAACTTACTGCACAACTCACACAAGGGCAGTTACCACCGGAACAACAAACGAGCGTGAATGGTCAAGGTAGCACCTTTGGCGACTATCGTTACCCTCCTGCCCCCACTTCGCAACATTCCGACAACAACCCCAACGAAGGTGAGTTTTCGTATAAAGAAAATCAGCGAAATCCCGTTGATAGCGCGGGGTTTGAAACCCAGTCCTTCCACTGGCAAGCCACGATTGAAGAAGCAAAATCCCTTCGCACTACTGACAACTACGTGCCAACCGGAACATTCGTCACTGCCGTTGTCACAGGTGGCGCGGACGCGAACGCAGGAGTGTCTGGTCAAGGCGACACTGCACCGATTGTCTTTCAAACCATTAACTCAGGCGTTCTACCTAACGGCAAAAAATCTAAGCTAAACAACTGTACGATTACGGGTTCAGTGTACGGCGAGATATCCGCAAGCCGAGGCATCACTCGGACTAATCGAATGAGCTGTATTCAACCTGACGGAGCCATCTTGGATATTCCTGTAAAAGCTACAGCATTCAACTTCGGTCGTAACGGCATTCGAGGCACCACCATTCTTAAGAATGGCAAGATTGTTCAAATGGCGGGGGTATCTGGAATTCTCACTGGCTTGGGTGAAACTGGAAAAGCGCTTTCTCAAACCACGACACCAACCGCGTTAGGGCCATCTCAATCCGTTAACGGCGAAGATGCGTTAGTTAACTTACTTGGTAATGCTACCTCAAGCGTAGGCAGCAAGCTTGCTGATTACTACATCAAACTGGCTGAGCTATATCACCCTATTGTCGAGGTAAATCCAGGCGCTATCGTAAACATTGTGTTTCTTGAAGGCTTTCCACTCGATCCCTTACTTGCTGAGGAATACGAGGCAGAAGTTAAGAGAGAAGAACAAGCCGCGAATAACACCCCACAAAATCAGTTAATGAGTGTACTGACGAATAGCCCTGCAATGACAGCAGGACAGGCCGTTAATCCACTGGCGGAAAAATTGGCTCAAGAAGGTATACCTTCCTCTCAATTCGGAAGCGCTCAATAG
- the traL gene encoding type IV conjugative transfer system protein TraL has translation MNKGKRLAGFPRDEIVPAAILFGLCFWQGYSITGIILGFGWFGGIRYIKVGYGENIVALTFYWWTEGLLSRAYFTRTPSSERRYWIF, from the coding sequence ATGAACAAAGGGAAGCGTCTCGCGGGGTTTCCGCGAGATGAGATTGTCCCTGCTGCAATATTGTTTGGCCTTTGTTTTTGGCAAGGGTATTCGATCACTGGGATCATACTTGGATTCGGATGGTTCGGTGGCATTCGGTATATCAAAGTGGGCTACGGTGAGAACATCGTAGCCCTGACTTTTTATTGGTGGACTGAAGGTTTACTGAGCCGTGCTTACTTCACTCGAACGCCCTCTTCTGAGCGGCGTTATTGGATATTTTAA
- a CDS encoding TraY domain-containing protein: protein MTKKQTVSINFELDPDVNTGLQNDGRKHGRSKRKEAQFVLKAWYLMPEQEREKWIQKVNLSPSD from the coding sequence GTGACAAAGAAACAAACCGTTAGCATCAACTTTGAGTTAGATCCTGATGTAAATACCGGCCTCCAAAACGACGGTAGAAAACATGGTCGCTCTAAGCGTAAAGAAGCGCAGTTCGTACTAAAGGCATGGTACTTAATGCCTGAACAAGAACGCGAGAAGTGGATACAGAAAGTGAATCTCTCCCCAAGTGACTGA
- the traA gene encoding type IV conjugative transfer system pilin TraA has translation MTLTQRQVGLTFALFFACALLATQPALAADIFASGKTAIKESAGKGSMVETAMLGSGLILGTITGFTTRNWVAGVGGFVGGNILWAVGAPLVGLA, from the coding sequence ATGACTTTAACACAACGACAAGTCGGTTTAACTTTCGCCCTTTTCTTTGCTTGCGCTCTTCTGGCAACGCAACCTGCACTTGCCGCGGATATTTTTGCTTCTGGTAAAACGGCCATCAAGGAAAGTGCAGGCAAAGGATCGATGGTGGAAACAGCCATGCTAGGCTCCGGCTTAATCCTAGGAACAATTACTGGCTTCACCACTCGCAACTGGGTAGCTGGTGTTGGTGGATTTGTTGGTGGCAACATCCTTTGGGCAGTTGGTGCACCACTGGTAGGACTGGCTTAA
- the traC gene encoding type IV secretion system protein TraC, producing the protein MKPLFYNAANGLSAVFKDAKKSQNHIHRELPYRHYDYTENVFENRTSRGFGLQISVLGGANDQLIISLNNLVTTLPQGKKWDYQLQLIGHNRVGHYIDANEKVMAQRGGILADMAKRDAQYARYAAKEGFFHNQKNNHFDLRDYDAYFFVSTSDKNPEALRDVRSEVETALVQLGFDTLTVYPEMLLSHVGDVLNFDPEQDRPLTREYNPLDPLNIQALSPDTECLMRRDHLAIRHTSPKGKEVKTRLVSMGLSKLPHDFRLYGLPECFASIRNVSRSIVCPHMLTLNFRCEPTGKQEADNNKKITDLTKTVESKMVLLAPTAKDELKERKEIQAGLNGKEFIVTSMALTLTLFTNDTRQRQDVQAAKNAFEGAGLNLITLNMLQSQSLLSVLPFMMSDGFWNDAKKAGRVRTLKSSNMVNFFPMVLDFRRLKPGILLPTMRQQVSFFDAFTCGSDNQNIALTGGSGAGKSFLVQEIARCVYAMMGKVWILDKGESYKKLTLMLGGTYMTHKNIYLSPFTHLGKIADGQTFIDDDGQEVNPLAEALHNITALFSTIASPYDPLSSYQQNILGGAIVTAWERNKTKTLVDDVRDALMEKYTELDDIRIRDIAVQLEQYCTGGINGELFNKPSMLDPDVHFTTLELDGFAPSVLRSVIFALIVTINQQMYLSGDRSTPKMCIIEEAWSLLSGSNKQAQEFINQGYRTARKFGGSFCTVTQGIDDFFANEEAKACYNNSDIHFILRQGEGFNKYLMENPNAFTPLEKDLIKRFEKSSTAGYSSVRVKAGGHVSYHRFFADPVKRAMYSTEPKEYEFCENLHKSGMDISEAVHQTSMHFYGDQIREFESHISSL; encoded by the coding sequence ATGAAACCACTTTTTTATAATGCAGCGAATGGCCTTAGCGCAGTGTTTAAAGACGCCAAAAAGAGTCAAAATCATATTCATAGAGAGTTACCCTACCGTCACTATGACTACACAGAGAACGTCTTTGAAAATCGCACATCTCGTGGTTTTGGTTTGCAAATCAGTGTGCTTGGCGGCGCAAACGACCAATTAATCATCTCACTCAATAACTTGGTAACAACACTCCCTCAAGGGAAAAAGTGGGATTATCAACTTCAGCTCATTGGTCACAACCGTGTAGGCCACTACATCGATGCCAACGAAAAAGTGATGGCGCAGCGTGGTGGCATCCTTGCTGATATGGCCAAGCGAGATGCACAGTACGCTCGTTATGCAGCAAAGGAAGGTTTTTTTCACAACCAGAAAAACAACCACTTCGACCTACGCGATTATGACGCATACTTCTTCGTTTCTACGAGTGACAAAAATCCTGAAGCGCTAAGAGACGTTCGAAGTGAAGTAGAAACTGCCCTCGTTCAATTAGGCTTTGACACACTGACGGTCTACCCCGAAATGCTGCTATCGCATGTCGGAGATGTTCTTAACTTTGACCCAGAACAAGACAGACCACTCACTCGCGAGTACAACCCACTCGACCCTCTCAACATCCAAGCGCTATCCCCCGACACTGAGTGTCTTATGCGCCGTGACCATTTGGCGATACGCCATACTTCACCAAAAGGCAAAGAGGTCAAGACTCGCTTGGTTAGTATGGGACTCTCTAAACTCCCTCATGACTTTAGATTGTATGGTTTACCGGAATGCTTTGCCTCAATTCGAAACGTTAGCCGTTCGATAGTCTGCCCTCACATGCTTACTCTTAATTTCCGATGTGAGCCCACAGGTAAACAAGAGGCTGACAACAACAAGAAAATCACTGACCTAACGAAAACCGTAGAGTCAAAGATGGTTTTGTTAGCGCCGACTGCGAAAGATGAACTCAAAGAACGCAAAGAGATTCAAGCAGGGCTTAACGGTAAAGAGTTTATTGTGACCTCGATGGCCTTAACGCTAACTTTGTTTACCAACGACACTCGGCAACGCCAAGACGTACAAGCAGCAAAAAATGCCTTTGAGGGGGCGGGGCTCAATCTTATCACGCTCAACATGCTGCAATCACAGTCTCTACTCTCAGTCTTACCTTTTATGATGAGTGATGGATTTTGGAATGACGCCAAGAAAGCAGGTCGAGTCCGAACGTTGAAAAGTTCAAACATGGTGAACTTCTTCCCCATGGTTCTGGACTTTAGGCGTTTAAAACCAGGTATTTTACTCCCCACGATGCGCCAACAAGTTTCTTTCTTTGATGCATTTACTTGTGGCAGTGATAACCAGAACATTGCACTTACGGGGGGGTCTGGTGCAGGTAAGAGTTTCCTGGTTCAAGAAATCGCTCGATGCGTCTACGCCATGATGGGGAAAGTGTGGATCTTAGACAAAGGCGAAAGTTATAAAAAACTCACGCTCATGTTAGGTGGCACTTACATGACGCATAAAAACATTTACTTAAGCCCATTTACGCATCTAGGTAAAATCGCGGATGGACAAACCTTTATCGATGATGACGGCCAAGAGGTCAATCCACTGGCCGAAGCGCTTCATAACATTACCGCTTTGTTTTCGACCATAGCCTCTCCATATGATCCACTCTCCAGTTATCAGCAAAACATTCTGGGTGGCGCTATCGTCACGGCTTGGGAGCGCAACAAAACAAAAACACTCGTCGATGATGTCCGAGATGCTTTGATGGAGAAATACACAGAGCTTGACGATATACGTATTCGAGATATCGCAGTGCAACTTGAACAATATTGTACGGGCGGCATTAATGGTGAGCTATTTAACAAGCCATCGATGCTCGATCCTGACGTACACTTTACCACGCTTGAACTTGATGGTTTCGCACCGAGCGTACTACGCAGTGTGATATTTGCATTGATTGTCACCATTAATCAACAAATGTACCTTTCAGGCGATCGCTCTACCCCTAAAATGTGCATCATTGAAGAGGCTTGGAGCTTACTGTCAGGTAGCAATAAACAAGCGCAAGAGTTCATTAACCAAGGCTACCGCACGGCTCGTAAGTTTGGTGGTTCTTTCTGCACAGTCACACAAGGCATTGATGACTTTTTCGCTAATGAAGAAGCCAAAGCTTGTTACAACAACTCCGATATCCACTTCATTCTTCGTCAAGGTGAAGGGTTCAATAAATACTTAATGGAAAACCCCAATGCATTCACCCCATTGGAAAAAGACCTCATTAAGCGCTTTGAGAAATCTTCTACCGCAGGGTACAGCAGTGTGCGAGTGAAAGCAGGTGGCCATGTGTCGTATCACCGATTTTTTGCCGACCCCGTCAAACGCGCGATGTACTCCACTGAGCCGAAGGAGTACGAGTTCTGCGAAAATCTTCACAAGAGCGGCATGGATATCAGCGAAGCTGTTCATCAAACCTCAATGCACTTTTATGGAGATCAAATCCGTGAATTCGAATCGCATATCTCATCCCTGTAG
- the traE gene encoding type IV conjugative transfer system protein TraE, translated as MDSFIADERLKTKSLLSALLLAGFLAMLITNIVLGVSIYQAINNKSRTFVPPFISKAFTVSDGNVDEPYLEMMGEFMVHKKLNITPANVHRQYGMLLDYVSEQQWPNVQPRLLREAGQVKSENISSRFDVVQVEVALEDLKVRFTGDLQKHVGSRPLDPEKNVVYEVSFSYEQGEISLLSINRVEQKK; from the coding sequence TTGGATTCCTTCATCGCAGACGAGCGCCTTAAAACCAAAAGCCTACTTAGTGCGCTGCTCTTGGCGGGGTTCCTGGCAATGCTCATTACCAACATTGTGCTTGGTGTGAGCATTTACCAGGCTATCAACAACAAGAGCCGAACCTTTGTCCCTCCTTTCATCTCAAAAGCCTTCACCGTTTCGGATGGCAATGTCGATGAACCCTACCTTGAGATGATGGGAGAATTTATGGTTCACAAGAAGCTCAACATCACACCCGCCAATGTCCATAGACAATATGGAATGTTACTTGATTATGTCAGTGAGCAACAATGGCCAAACGTTCAGCCTCGACTCTTACGAGAAGCCGGACAAGTAAAGTCCGAGAATATTTCTAGCCGCTTCGACGTTGTACAAGTCGAAGTAGCACTTGAGGACTTAAAGGTACGGTTTACAGGCGACCTACAAAAACATGTGGGTAGCCGCCCTCTAGATCCAGAAAAAAATGTTGTTTACGAAGTTTCGTTTAGCTATGAGCAAGGCGAAATTTCTCTTCTTTCAATCAACCGTGTGGAACAAAAAAAATGA